Genomic DNA from Candidatus Poribacteria bacterium:
TCTCGGCTGCGAACGCAGACCAAGCTCGCCCTGTGTAATCGGAACCAGCGGTACTGTCTGTGCCCGTCCCGTCGCCGTCGCTCATGATGTTGAAGAACGTCGCCAGCGTATCGCTGGCGCCGGACGTACCCTCCGTGAAGGGCCCGTCGAACTCTGCGTCGATCGTGGGTTCACCGTTTGTCACGAGGCGGAAGACGATGACGGAGTCCGTGTACCGGTCGCTAGCGGTATCGACGCCGTCGGCAGTCGCCGTGTTGTCGCCGATCGTGCTGCCTACTGCCCCGTACCCGCTGTCGTTCACGTTCCACGTATCGACCGTCGCGCCGGAGTCACCGTCCGTTTCGTCGGAGAGGATCCACTTGAGGATGCTGGCGACGCCCGTCTGGAAGGTGCCGTCCTGGGTCACTTGCGCTCGCGCAACGCCCGCCATGACGACGAGTCCACCGACCAACGCCACTTAGAGAAAACGCTTCATTGCTGACTAGCTCCTTACGCCTGAGGTTCCCGATCTGCGATCTCGGTTTCGCCACTCCCAGGAGCCGCTCCTCGCAGCCACCTCTGAAGGACACGCACCGAAGGGCGCTTGGTTTGTAGCACGGATCGTGCCAAACATCTCGCCGAGGGGTCTGTCTGCGGCTATCGGAGGCGTCGAGGGCGAGGAAGCCGCGCCGTTGCTGGCTCCTCTCGACCGACACCGCCCTATCGACCCCGTATGACCGGCGGCAGCCGGCTCGTTGTGGCGTCCACCGTGTTCACTTCTGTAAACACTGGGTAGACGATCTCATCACTTCCCGAGGAAACCGGAGGGTCTTGCGTGACATAGACAAGGGTAATATTGCCACGATGCCTTGTCAAGCCGCGTTGCGACAGGACGCTTCGGACCGCGCATGCAAGCGAAAGAGGCGGGTGCGAACCCGCCTCTTCTTCAACGACCGTATGATGGATACGACGGCTAGCGTGCCGTCTTCATTGCCGCCCATGCCGTCGTCGTCTTGCCGTTGGGCTCGACCGGCGTCGACAGACCCGTCATGACCTTCGCCAAGTCGGCTGCGGTGAGCGCGTTGTCGTAGAGGGCGACTTCGTCGATGCTGCCCTTGAGGAACCCGCCGCCGACCCACGAACCGATCGTGATGACCGTGGTCGCGGTGTCGGGTTTGGTCTTGTTGTCGGTCTCGGCGTCGAGCTTGCCGTCGACATACAAGCGGAACTTCGCGCCGTCGTAGGTCGCGGCGATGTGATGCCACGCGCCGTCGATCACGTTCATCTTGGCGTCGTAGGACTGCCACGCCTTGCCCGACGTGAACGAGTAGTGGACCTGCCCGGCGGCGTTGTTGATGAAGATGCCGTAGTTGCGGATGGGTCCGTCGGTGTTCTGCGTCATGATCGTCTGCCAGTTGCCCGTCTTGGCGGGTACGTTCACCCACGCCATGACGCTGAAGTTCGTGACGGAGAGCTTGGCGCCGTGCGCCACCTCGACGTTGGCGTCGGTACCGTTCAGCCCGACGGCTCCGCCGAACTTGCCGGCGACCCAGGTTGCCTTGTTGACCTTGCCGTTGTAGCCGTTGCCGGACCGGTCAGCGGCGGCGGTTCCGCTGCCGTCGTCGAACGTCCACAAGCCGACGAGGCCCGCCTGCGAGGTCATCGCGACCGTCAACGCACCGCACACCGCCAACGCCAGTAACCCCTTCTTCACGGACGTATCCTCTCCGGCGCTCAGCGCGCCTTGAATGCCGCCCAGGTGGCGGCGACCTTCCCCTTCGGATCGACGGGCTTCGACGCCAATCCGTTGGTGATGACCGACTTGAGCTCGTTGGGCTTGAGCGCGTTGTTGAACAGCGCGACCTCGTCGAGCGCGCCTTGCAGCCAGCCGCCGCCCACCCATGAACCGATCGTGATGACCGTCTTCGCCGTATCCGGCGTCACGTTCCGCGGTGTGCGCGCATCCTCGATCCCGTCCACATAGAGGATGAACGCCTCCTTGTCGTACGTCGCGCAGATGTGATGCCACTTCCCGTCGACCACGCCCGTCTTGGCGTCGAACGACTGCCAAGCCTTCCCGAACGTGAAGGAGTAGTGGATAACGCCGCCTGCGTTATTGATGAAGATTCCGTAGTTCCGGGTAGGTCCGTCGGTGTTCTGCGTGACGATCGTCTGCCAGTTCCCCGTGAGCTTGGGGACGTTGACCCACGCCATCAGCGAGAACTTCTCGACGGACATCGTCGCCGCCCACGGAATCTCGACGTTCGAGGCGCCGCCAGCGAACTCGAGCGCCTTCCCGAACTTCCCAGCGACCCACTTCGCGTTGTTGATCTTGCCGTGGTTCCCCTTCTCGGAGGTGTCCTTGGCGACATCTCCGGCGCCCTCGTCGAACAGCCATTGTCCGACGACTTCGCCGCGAGCCGTGGACACAGAGACCGCGAGCGCGAGAACCAGGAAACTGCCGATCCGTAACCCGACACGCATCGAAGCCACCTTTCCGCACGCCATGCCGAGGTTGTGTTCACGAAACTCGACACATCCTCATCATAGATTCGTTGCGTTTCCGCGTCAATGGCACGCATCGGGCTTTCACGAACCGGCTCCCTCCAGTAGAATCGCGGCGTTCCTCCCGATACCCACCCGGAGGGCGACCCGATGCCGCTCACCTACTCCATCCACGACGCCACGCACGGAGGCACGCGCGTCTTGGAGCTCCGCGACGAAGCCCGCAAACAGCGCGCTCGCATCCTGCCCGGAATCGGCGCGACCTGCATGGACTACACGGTCACGCACCACGGGCAGATCGCGCAC
This window encodes:
- a CDS encoding LamG domain-containing protein; amino-acid sequence: MGGRRLAARRARRGRAVQQRAQAQRAQVGHHQRIGVEARRSEGEGRRHLGGIQGALSAGEDTSVKKGLLALAVCGALTVAMTSQAGLVGLWTFDDGSGTAAADRSGNGYNGKVNKATWVAGKFGGAVGLNGTDANVEVAHGAKLSVTNFSVMAWVNVPAKTGNWQTIMTQNTDGPIRNYGIFINNAAGQVHYSFTSGKAWQSYDAKMNVIDGAWHHIAATYDGAKFRLYVDGKLDAETDNKTKPDTATTVITIGSWVGGGFLKGSIDEVALYDNALTAADLAKVMTGLSTPVEPNGKTTTAWAAMKTAR
- a CDS encoding LamG domain-containing protein produces the protein MACGKVASMRVGLRIGSFLVLALAVSVSTARGEVVGQWLFDEGAGDVAKDTSEKGNHGKINNAKWVAGKFGKALEFAGGASNVEIPWAATMSVEKFSLMAWVNVPKLTGNWQTIVTQNTDGPTRNYGIFINNAGGVIHYSFTFGKAWQSFDAKTGVVDGKWHHICATYDKEAFILYVDGIEDARTPRNVTPDTAKTVITIGSWVGGGWLQGALDEVALFNNALKPNELKSVITNGLASKPVDPKGKVAATWAAFKAR